The following coding sequences are from one Pirellulales bacterium window:
- a CDS encoding aminopeptidase, which produces MQDPRIDRLAEILIDHSCQLARGEKLLIEAIDLPQPALVCRLIELAAERGALPVVTLKCNEVLRSLYRAGTAESIALAGQHERQRMEQMDAYIGIRGAANSNQFADVPLAKMDLYQQHWWQPVHSEVRVPKTKWVVLRYPTDSMAQSAGMSTSAFEDFYFDVCTADYEQMARDQEPLVRRMLAAKRVRIVSPGTDLTFSIEDIDVRPCYGQRNIPDGEVFTAPVRDSVNGVIRYNTESRYQGTVFSDIEFEFRAGKIVRATANEPEKLNQILDSDEGARYIGEWSIGCNNRVRRPMLDTLFDEKIGGSIHLTPGNAYDECDNGNRSRVHWDLVLIQTPEYGGGQIYFDDELVRQDGRFVPADLHGLNRGL; this is translated from the coding sequence ATGCAAGACCCCCGCATCGATCGACTGGCTGAAATCCTGATCGACCATAGCTGCCAGCTTGCCCGCGGCGAGAAGTTGTTGATCGAGGCGATCGATTTGCCACAGCCGGCGCTGGTATGCCGGCTGATCGAATTGGCAGCCGAGCGGGGCGCGCTGCCGGTGGTGACGCTCAAGTGCAACGAAGTGTTGCGCAGTCTGTATCGCGCCGGCACGGCCGAGAGCATCGCGCTGGCTGGCCAGCACGAGCGCCAGCGCATGGAGCAGATGGACGCCTATATCGGCATTCGCGGCGCGGCCAACAGCAACCAGTTCGCCGATGTGCCGCTGGCCAAGATGGACCTGTACCAGCAACATTGGTGGCAACCGGTCCACAGCGAAGTGCGCGTGCCCAAGACCAAGTGGGTGGTGCTGCGCTACCCCACCGACAGCATGGCCCAGTCAGCCGGCATGAGCACCAGCGCGTTTGAAGATTTTTACTTCGACGTTTGCACAGCCGACTACGAGCAGATGGCCCGCGATCAAGAGCCGCTCGTGCGGCGCATGCTGGCCGCCAAGCGGGTGCGGATCGTCTCGCCAGGGACCGATTTGACCTTTTCGATTGAAGACATCGATGTGCGCCCCTGCTATGGCCAGCGCAACATCCCCGATGGCGAGGTGTTCACAGCGCCAGTCCGCGACAGCGTCAACGGCGTAATTCGGTACAACACCGAGTCGCGCTATCAAGGCACGGTGTTCAGCGACATCGAGTTTGAGTTTCGCGCGGGCAAGATCGTGCGGGCCACCGCCAACGAGCCGGAGAAGCTGAATCAAATTCTTGATTCCGACGAAGGCGCGCGCTACATCGGCGAGTGGTCAATCGGCTGCAACAACCGCGTGCGGCGCCCCATGCTGGACACGTTGTTCGACGAAAAGATCGGCGGCTCGATCCACCTCACCCCCGGCAACGCCTACGACGAATGCGACAACGGCAACCGTAGCCGCGTCCACTGGGATCTGGTGCTCATTCAAACCCCGGAGTACGGCGGCGGGCAGATTTACTTCGACGACGAGCTGGTTCGCCAGGACGGGCGTTTTGTCCCCGCCGACCTGCACGGCCTGAATCGCGGACTGTGA
- a CDS encoding aminotransferase class IV, whose translation MPEPVAYINGRWTPQRDAAVPLWDAGFVLGATVSEQLRTFGGRLFRRDAHLNRLARSLAVVGLASAMKPSEIAAVADEIIARNWPLLPSGGDLGLAILITPGSYGSFAPVTSGPTVILHTYPLAFANWADRYETGERLVTTRVQQIAADCWPRELKCRSRMHYYLADREAAAIEPGARALLTDPAGNVLETATANILASFGDGALVSPPTADILPGITRQVARELAADLGIAWRERPIRLDELASAQEVLLTSTPTCVLPVVGLNDAAIGAGRPGPIYRRVLAAFAEFVGLDIASQASKFRDELPSQ comes from the coding sequence ATGCCCGAGCCGGTCGCCTACATCAATGGACGCTGGACACCGCAGCGCGACGCCGCCGTTCCGCTGTGGGACGCGGGATTCGTACTTGGCGCGACGGTCAGCGAGCAACTGCGGACCTTTGGCGGGAGACTGTTTCGCCGGGATGCCCATCTCAACCGACTTGCCAGATCGCTGGCCGTGGTGGGTCTGGCGTCGGCAATGAAACCAAGCGAGATCGCAGCGGTCGCGGACGAAATCATCGCCCGGAACTGGCCATTGCTTCCGTCCGGCGGCGACCTCGGGCTAGCAATACTCATCACTCCGGGCTCGTATGGCAGTTTCGCGCCGGTCACCTCGGGACCGACGGTGATACTCCACACTTACCCCTTGGCGTTTGCCAACTGGGCTGATCGCTACGAAACCGGCGAGCGGTTGGTGACCACCAGAGTCCAGCAAATAGCGGCCGACTGTTGGCCGCGCGAACTCAAGTGCCGTAGCCGGATGCATTATTACTTGGCCGATCGTGAGGCCGCGGCCATCGAACCGGGCGCCCGCGCGCTGTTGACTGACCCAGCCGGCAACGTGCTGGAAACCGCCACTGCCAACATTCTGGCCAGCTTTGGCGACGGCGCGTTGGTGTCGCCCCCAACGGCCGACATCCTGCCTGGCATCACCCGTCAGGTGGCGCGCGAACTGGCGGCGGACCTTGGCATTGCGTGGCGGGAGCGGCCGATTCGGCTGGACGAGTTGGCCAGCGCTCAAGAGGTGCTGCTCACGAGCACGCCAACCTGCGTGTTGCCGGTGGTCGGCCTCAACGACGCCGCGATTGGCGCGGGCCGCCCGGGCCCGATCTACCGGCGCGTGCTGGCGGCGTTTGCTGAGTTCGTCGGACTCGATATCGCCAGCCAGGCCAGTAAGTTCCGCGACGAGTTGCCATCGCAATGA
- a CDS encoding efflux RND transporter periplasmic adaptor subunit, protein MSTEAVDPKLIEQTRQQIRGLVEEISRLTKAGLEPLAFHTEFLNRVVQALAAHGGAVWTTSDGRGLELVYQINLQSTGLLGDQAAQARHGRVLHQVLRGEGMIVAPHSGAGDDREAGNPTDFLLVLAPLKADQETRGVVEIFQRPGAPLGTQRGYLRFLTEMCDLAGDFLKTRQLRQFTDRQALWGQLETFARMVHSSLDSGETAFTIANEARRLIECDRVSVAIRRGRKCVVQAISGQDTFDKRSNTVTLLNRLSTAVVRTGEPMWYTGDTSDMPPQVEEAVQAYVDDSHSKTVAVLPLARTPDDADEDRQGRVEPIGALIVEQIENARPRDGMQQRIDVVALHSATALSNALDHSDLFLMPVWRALGKAKWIVSARTLPKTMAIALVVGCLLAAAFLVPADFELEGKGTLLPVNRRDVFAGEEGTVIKLPVEHGATVEQDQVVAELRNSALSVNLKKVTGDIQTSEQKVKSLKTLLLTGNLTREQKTQFAGDLSAEEENLKSLRQQLAILDEQMEELKVHSPITGQVITWDLRKRLEGRHINRGQVMMQVADPSGEWELEVQMPEDRMGHIASARRQLGDPLQVAYILATDPDTTRQGTVTEVHKSAEIRDENQNTVLLRVAINKHELEDLRPGATVTARVYCGRRAIGYVWFHDLIDWVNAKILFRL, encoded by the coding sequence ATGAGCACCGAAGCGGTCGATCCAAAGCTGATCGAGCAGACGCGGCAACAGATCCGCGGCCTGGTTGAGGAGATTTCGCGCCTGACCAAGGCCGGTTTGGAGCCGTTGGCGTTCCACACCGAGTTCTTGAATCGCGTGGTGCAAGCGCTGGCGGCGCATGGCGGCGCGGTGTGGACCACTAGCGATGGCCGCGGCCTGGAACTGGTATATCAAATCAACTTGCAGAGCACGGGTCTCTTGGGCGACCAAGCCGCGCAAGCGCGGCACGGCCGCGTGCTCCATCAGGTGCTGCGCGGCGAGGGAATGATCGTCGCTCCTCACTCCGGCGCGGGAGATGATCGCGAGGCGGGCAACCCCACCGACTTTCTCTTGGTGCTGGCGCCGCTCAAGGCCGATCAAGAGACGCGGGGCGTGGTCGAAATCTTTCAGCGTCCCGGCGCGCCCTTGGGCACGCAGCGCGGCTATCTGCGCTTCCTGACCGAGATGTGCGATCTGGCCGGCGATTTTCTGAAAACACGCCAGCTTCGCCAGTTCACCGATCGCCAAGCCCTGTGGGGCCAGCTTGAAACGTTTGCCCGCATGGTCCATTCCAGCCTCGACTCGGGCGAAACGGCGTTCACCATCGCCAACGAGGCGCGGCGGTTGATCGAGTGCGATCGCGTGAGCGTTGCGATTCGCCGCGGACGCAAATGCGTGGTGCAAGCGATCAGCGGTCAAGACACCTTTGACAAACGCTCGAACACCGTGACGCTGCTCAATCGCTTGTCGACCGCCGTGGTGCGGACGGGCGAGCCCATGTGGTACACGGGGGACACCAGCGACATGCCGCCACAGGTCGAAGAGGCGGTGCAGGCGTATGTCGACGACTCGCACTCCAAGACCGTGGCGGTGCTGCCGCTCGCGCGAACGCCGGATGATGCCGACGAAGATCGGCAGGGGCGCGTCGAGCCCATCGGCGCCTTGATCGTCGAACAGATCGAGAACGCCCGTCCGCGCGACGGCATGCAGCAGCGGATCGACGTGGTCGCGCTGCACAGCGCCACGGCGCTTTCCAACGCGCTGGACCATAGCGATCTCTTCTTAATGCCGGTCTGGCGGGCGCTGGGCAAGGCCAAGTGGATCGTATCGGCGCGCACCTTGCCAAAAACAATGGCCATCGCGCTGGTCGTGGGCTGCCTGCTGGCGGCGGCGTTCCTCGTGCCTGCCGATTTTGAGCTGGAGGGTAAAGGTACGCTGCTGCCCGTAAATCGCCGCGACGTCTTTGCCGGCGAAGAAGGGACCGTAATCAAGCTGCCCGTCGAGCACGGCGCCACCGTCGAGCAAGACCAGGTGGTGGCCGAACTACGCAACTCGGCTCTGAGCGTGAACCTGAAAAAGGTGACTGGCGACATTCAAACCTCGGAACAGAAGGTCAAGTCGCTCAAGACGCTGCTCTTGACCGGCAACCTGACCCGTGAGCAAAAAACGCAGTTCGCGGGCGACTTGAGCGCCGAGGAAGAGAACCTGAAGAGCCTGCGCCAGCAGTTGGCGATTCTCGATGAGCAGATGGAAGAGCTCAAGGTGCACAGCCCGATCACCGGACAGGTAATCACTTGGGACTTGCGCAAACGCCTCGAAGGCCGGCATATCAATCGCGGCCAGGTGATGATGCAGGTGGCCGATCCCAGCGGCGAGTGGGAACTGGAAGTGCAGATGCCCGAGGACCGCATGGGGCACATCGCCAGCGCGCGGCGTCAGTTGGGCGACCCCTTGCAGGTGGCCTACATCCTGGCGACCGACCCCGACACCACGCGCCAAGGCACGGTGACCGAAGTCCACAAAAGCGCCGAGATCCGCGACGAGAATCAAAATACCGTATTGCTGCGGGTGGCGATCAACAAACACGAGTTGGAAGATCTGCGCCCCGGCGCCACGGTGACGGCGCGCGTGTATTGTGGGCGCCGCGCGATCGGCTATGTCTGGTTTCATGATCTGATCGATTGGGTCAACGCCAAGATCTTGTTCCGCCTTTAA
- a CDS encoding HlyD family efflux transporter periplasmic adaptor subunit, protein MSKTLFVSLSAACLLAVLAHGQDAAQPAPASTATLSNCLVTVKDEAKVPAQEAGQLLAVIAKEGDEVKKGALLAQIDDRQALSDKKLAEVEAEAATIEASSDAEERVAKMSVGVTKAAYDQIYEANKMVAGAKSQAELRMKQFEWKRAEEQEYQATVNRKLAYAKAKGASEKVSATDIAIQRRQITAPVDGRVVEMMVHEGEWVNPGDPVLHIIRLDRLRVVAFVDAQQYTAADLHARPVQLHVQLAGGRPATFEGRITFVNPSIEPGANKFRVYAEVVNQKQDNEWVLQPGLEGTLVLDLTQRLEQAEAMLAPPPATGPKLSTAEEPPAPPQPKRLSPREEPPATAAPVKVSTRQANPAAPRAVRQKR, encoded by the coding sequence ATGTCAAAAACGTTGTTCGTTTCGCTCTCGGCGGCGTGCCTGTTGGCGGTGTTGGCGCACGGCCAGGATGCGGCGCAACCGGCGCCGGCCAGCACGGCCACGCTCAGCAACTGCCTGGTCACCGTGAAGGACGAGGCCAAGGTGCCGGCGCAAGAGGCGGGTCAATTGCTGGCGGTCATCGCCAAAGAAGGGGACGAAGTAAAGAAGGGGGCATTGCTGGCGCAGATCGACGATCGCCAGGCGCTGAGCGACAAGAAGCTGGCCGAGGTCGAAGCAGAAGCGGCAACCATCGAAGCCAGCAGCGACGCCGAGGAGCGCGTCGCCAAGATGTCGGTCGGCGTGACGAAGGCCGCCTACGATCAGATTTACGAGGCGAACAAGATGGTGGCTGGCGCCAAATCGCAGGCCGAACTCCGGATGAAGCAGTTCGAGTGGAAACGCGCTGAAGAGCAGGAGTACCAGGCCACCGTGAATCGCAAACTGGCCTATGCCAAGGCCAAGGGCGCGAGCGAAAAAGTCAGCGCCACGGACATCGCCATTCAGCGCCGCCAGATCACCGCGCCGGTCGATGGCCGAGTCGTGGAGATGATGGTCCACGAGGGAGAGTGGGTCAATCCCGGCGATCCGGTGCTGCACATCATCCGGCTCGATCGGCTGCGCGTGGTCGCCTTTGTCGACGCGCAACAATACACGGCCGCCGATCTGCACGCGCGGCCCGTGCAACTCCACGTGCAACTGGCGGGCGGACGCCCCGCCACATTCGAGGGGCGCATCACCTTCGTCAATCCGAGCATCGAGCCGGGCGCCAACAAGTTTCGCGTGTATGCCGAAGTGGTCAATCAGAAACAAGACAACGAGTGGGTATTGCAGCCCGGGCTCGAAGGAACGCTGGTGCTCGATCTGACGCAGCGACTCGAACAAGCCGAAGCAATGCTTGCGCCGCCACCCGCCACCGGACCAAAGCTCAGCACGGCCGAAGAGCCCCCCGCGCCGCCGCAGCCCAAACGACTCAGTCCGCGTGAGGAGCCGCCGGCCACGGCCGCCCCCGTGAAAGTCAGCACGCGCCAGGCCAATCCGGCTGCGCCGCGCGCCGTGCGACAAAAACGCTAA
- a CDS encoding HlyD family efflux transporter periplasmic adaptor subunit — protein MATLDESLVSSSARRLNLRRRPDLAARLHRYQGRSYWVVKEPVGLNYFRFQEQEFAILQMLDGSLSLDQIKEEFEKQFPPEKITVEELQHFIGTLHRSGLLVADVAGQGHQLKKRRDERRRKELFAALTNILSIRFKGIDPDRFLTRTLPLVRWMFSPVAVTLSLLLGLSALAPVAVEFDVFRAKLPTFHDFFTPANAIWLGVALAVTKVLHEFGHGYSCKYFGGECHELGAMILVLTPCLYCNVSDSWMLPNKWHRAIIGAAGMYVEVIIASICTFVWWFTEPGLLHNLALSTMFVCSVSTLLFNGNPLLRYDGYYILSDIAEIPNLRQKASDILNRKLGEWCLGLEPPYDPFLPQRNQWMFAVYSVAAAVYRWVVVFSILWFLYKMWEPYRLEIIGQMIALASVYGLVAMPLWKLGKFFYVPGRLDKVKKPRFYGSLAVVGLLLAVVLFLPLPYRIYCPLEVQPYRAASVYVEVPGQLEERWVSRGDRVEAGAPLARLKNSEARLTVATLVGQEQQYLKQAAALRDRAIDDPSALLRENEVQESLKSVRKQLIEKREEVERLELVAPVAGTILPPPEVAEPAADADELPSWSGTPLDRSNLGCTLEVGTMFCQIGDPARMQAVLVIDQADTGFVKRGQRVQMVLDARPGEFLDGQVEEIANTKLRQTSKGMSNKFGGEVATETNAQGEEEPISPSYQVRVLLNDPDALLFNGLRGRAKIYAGRQTLGQQAWRYLAQTFNFKL, from the coding sequence ATGGCCACGCTCGATGAATCCCTGGTGTCCAGTTCCGCGCGGCGGCTCAACCTGCGCCGCCGGCCCGATCTTGCCGCGCGCCTGCACCGCTATCAAGGGCGCAGCTACTGGGTGGTCAAGGAGCCAGTCGGGCTCAACTACTTTCGCTTTCAGGAGCAGGAGTTCGCCATCCTGCAAATGCTGGACGGCAGTCTGTCGCTCGATCAGATCAAGGAAGAATTTGAAAAGCAGTTCCCGCCCGAAAAGATCACAGTCGAGGAACTGCAACACTTCATCGGCACACTGCATCGCAGCGGCCTCTTGGTGGCCGACGTGGCGGGCCAGGGGCATCAGCTCAAAAAGCGCCGCGACGAGCGCCGCCGCAAAGAGCTCTTCGCCGCGCTGACCAACATCCTGTCGATTCGCTTCAAGGGAATCGATCCCGATCGCTTTCTGACGCGCACGCTGCCGCTGGTCCGCTGGATGTTCAGCCCGGTGGCGGTGACGCTCAGCCTCTTGTTGGGGCTGTCGGCGTTGGCGCCGGTGGCGGTGGAGTTCGACGTCTTTCGGGCCAAACTGCCGACGTTTCACGACTTCTTCACGCCGGCGAACGCCATCTGGCTGGGCGTCGCGCTGGCGGTGACCAAGGTGCTGCACGAATTTGGTCACGGCTATTCGTGCAAATACTTTGGCGGCGAGTGCCACGAACTCGGGGCGATGATCCTCGTCCTCACCCCATGTCTGTACTGCAATGTGTCCGACTCCTGGATGCTGCCCAACAAGTGGCATCGCGCCATCATCGGCGCGGCGGGGATGTACGTCGAGGTGATCATCGCCTCGATCTGCACCTTTGTCTGGTGGTTCACCGAGCCGGGGTTGCTGCACAACTTGGCGCTGAGCACCATGTTTGTGTGCTCAGTGAGCACGCTGCTCTTCAATGGCAACCCGCTCTTGCGCTACGACGGTTATTACATCCTGTCGGACATCGCCGAGATTCCCAATCTGCGGCAAAAGGCCAGCGACATTCTCAACCGCAAGCTGGGCGAGTGGTGCCTGGGCCTGGAGCCGCCCTACGATCCCTTTTTGCCGCAGCGCAATCAGTGGATGTTCGCGGTGTACAGCGTGGCCGCCGCCGTCTATCGCTGGGTGGTGGTGTTCTCGATCTTGTGGTTTCTCTACAAGATGTGGGAACCGTATCGCCTGGAAATCATCGGCCAAATGATCGCGCTGGCCTCGGTGTACGGACTGGTGGCGATGCCGCTCTGGAAGCTCGGCAAATTCTTCTATGTTCCTGGGAGGCTCGACAAAGTGAAGAAGCCTCGGTTCTACGGCTCGCTGGCGGTGGTGGGGCTGCTGCTGGCGGTGGTCTTGTTCTTGCCGTTGCCGTATCGCATCTACTGCCCGCTGGAGGTGCAGCCGTATCGCGCCGCGTCGGTGTATGTCGAAGTGCCGGGGCAGCTCGAAGAGCGCTGGGTGTCGCGCGGCGATCGCGTCGAGGCGGGCGCCCCCTTGGCGCGGCTCAAAAACAGCGAGGCACGGCTGACGGTCGCCACGCTTGTCGGACAGGAGCAGCAGTACCTGAAGCAGGCCGCGGCCCTGCGCGACCGCGCCATCGACGATCCCTCGGCGCTATTGCGCGAGAACGAAGTGCAAGAGAGCCTCAAGTCGGTGCGCAAGCAACTCATCGAAAAACGCGAAGAGGTGGAACGGCTCGAACTGGTGGCGCCGGTGGCCGGCACAATCCTGCCGCCGCCCGAAGTCGCCGAGCCCGCCGCCGACGCCGACGAACTGCCGAGTTGGTCGGGCACGCCGTTGGACCGCTCGAATCTGGGCTGCACGCTGGAAGTGGGAACCATGTTCTGCCAGATCGGCGACCCCGCGCGGATGCAGGCGGTGCTGGTGATCGACCAAGCCGACACTGGTTTCGTCAAACGGGGGCAGCGCGTGCAGATGGTGCTCGACGCGCGGCCGGGCGAGTTCTTGGACGGTCAGGTCGAGGAGATCGCGAACACCAAGTTGCGGCAAACGTCCAAAGGCATGTCGAACAAATTCGGCGGCGAGGTGGCCACCGAAACCAACGCCCAGGGAGAAGAGGAGCCAATCAGCCCCTCGTATCAGGTGCGCGTGCTGCTCAACGATCCCGATGCCCTCTTGTTCAATGGCCTTCGCGGTCGGGCGAAGATTTACGCCGGCCGGCAAACGCTGGGCCAGCAGGCGTGGCGCTACCTGGCTCAGACGTTCAACTTCAAGTTGTAG
- a CDS encoding DUF1080 domain-containing protein, protein MYRVLAFVALLEFSATLVAADEGFVPLFDGESLAGWQGDAQLWSVADGAIVGTTDNKQITKNTFLATEKNYDNFVLKLKFKMRNGNSGAQFRSKSLPEHVVQGYQADIADNQFMGILYEEGGRGILVNVQPEAVKPHIKADDWNEYVITADGPHITQVLNGYTTVDYTEKSDVGAKSGVIALQLHVGPKMRVQFKDVEIKELP, encoded by the coding sequence ATGTATCGTGTATTGGCTTTTGTCGCGCTGCTTGAGTTCTCCGCCACGCTCGTCGCCGCCGACGAAGGCTTTGTGCCGCTGTTCGATGGCGAGTCGCTCGCCGGCTGGCAGGGAGACGCGCAGCTTTGGAGCGTCGCAGATGGCGCCATTGTCGGCACGACCGACAACAAACAGATCACCAAGAACACCTTTCTGGCTACCGAAAAGAACTACGACAACTTTGTCTTGAAGCTCAAGTTCAAGATGCGAAACGGCAACTCCGGCGCGCAGTTCCGCAGCAAGTCGCTGCCCGAGCATGTCGTGCAGGGCTACCAGGCCGACATCGCAGACAACCAATTCATGGGCATTCTCTACGAGGAAGGCGGGCGCGGGATTCTTGTCAACGTTCAGCCCGAGGCGGTCAAGCCGCACATCAAGGCCGACGACTGGAATGAATACGTCATCACGGCCGACGGTCCGCACATTACCCAGGTGCTCAACGGTTACACCACCGTCGACTACACCGAAAAGAGCGACGTGGGCGCGAAGTCGGGCGTCATCGCCTTGCAACTGCACGTGGGCCCCAAGATGCGCGTGCAGTTCAAAGACGTAGAAATCAAAGAGTTGCCGTAG
- a CDS encoding Rieske 2Fe-2S domain-containing protein, protein MAVWDHWHPVLDVSRLAQRPVGVMLAGREIVVFRSAGGAIGAFDDCCPHRRMRLSLGSVSEGKLVCQYHGWSFDCHGAGESPGTPKLRAQARAYETQVRHGWVWLRAAGASTEFPQLDGAGYRFVGALRHEMQAPLEIVLDNFTEVEHTPTTHALLGYEMTRMAEVETRVDSTSDSVRVYNSGPQKKISPAIEFLFGIRTGDLFVDDWTTRFSPVYTCYDQYWQDAKTGAAKGARWRNYVFFNPITPERTELATFAFIQPSPAGGWRNWFLFDPALKWLVGREIAFDKQMVESLADKRPDIDGMKLSRFDKVLGMHRSRIETIYRGNADAPASEIHASAVV, encoded by the coding sequence ATGGCGGTCTGGGATCATTGGCATCCGGTGCTCGACGTGTCGCGACTGGCGCAGCGCCCGGTCGGCGTGATGCTCGCTGGGCGGGAGATCGTCGTTTTTCGCAGCGCCGGCGGCGCGATTGGCGCCTTCGACGACTGCTGCCCACACCGCCGCATGCGGCTGAGCCTGGGGAGCGTCAGCGAGGGGAAACTGGTCTGTCAATACCACGGCTGGTCGTTTGATTGTCATGGCGCGGGCGAAAGCCCCGGCACGCCCAAACTGCGGGCGCAGGCTCGCGCCTACGAGACCCAAGTGCGACATGGCTGGGTATGGCTACGCGCGGCGGGCGCCAGCACCGAGTTTCCTCAACTCGATGGCGCCGGCTACCGCTTTGTCGGCGCGCTGCGGCACGAGATGCAAGCGCCGCTGGAGATCGTGCTCGACAATTTCACCGAAGTGGAACACACCCCCACCACGCACGCGCTGTTGGGTTACGAAATGACGCGGATGGCCGAGGTCGAAACCCGCGTCGACAGCACTAGCGACAGTGTGCGCGTCTACAACAGCGGCCCGCAGAAGAAGATTTCACCCGCGATCGAGTTTTTGTTCGGCATCCGCACGGGCGATCTGTTTGTGGATGATTGGACAACGCGCTTTTCGCCGGTGTACACCTGCTACGACCAATACTGGCAAGACGCCAAGACCGGCGCGGCAAAAGGGGCGCGCTGGCGCAACTATGTGTTCTTCAACCCGATCACGCCTGAGCGAACCGAGTTGGCGACGTTCGCCTTCATTCAGCCGTCGCCTGCGGGCGGTTGGCGCAATTGGTTCCTTTTTGATCCCGCGCTCAAGTGGCTCGTCGGTCGCGAGATCGCGTTCGACAAGCAAATGGTCGAAAGCCTGGCCGACAAGCGCCCCGATATCGACGGGATGAAACTCAGCCGCTTCGACAAGGTGCTGGGCATGCACCGCTCGCGGATCGAAACCATCTATCGGGGTAACGCTGACGCGCCAGCATCAGAAATCCACGCGTCGGCGGTGGTGTAA
- a CDS encoding 1-acyl-sn-glycerol-3-phosphate acyltransferase, with amino-acid sequence MLSVPATIAFSWAILAALAIALIAAFATHYRRRTEYRWAIFPIYIINLFYCRIVWRTRVVGRWPTEALRGGAVIICNHKSPLDPAFIQLVNPKMAHWMVAREYSLHPAMKWVFDLFGVIPVNRAGTDTAATKAAIRYAENGELVGLFPEGRINDTDAVLLPGRPGVAMIALRARVPVLPCYLHGSPYNGTEWGQFVMPAKVTLVIGEPIDISRFYDQEPDKPVLEELTKIFLTEMAKLAGVKDFVPELAGRFYKPGHEEKPVAAVAE; translated from the coding sequence ATGCTCTCCGTCCCCGCCACGATCGCGTTTTCCTGGGCCATTCTGGCCGCGCTGGCGATCGCGCTGATCGCGGCCTTCGCGACCCATTATCGGCGCCGCACTGAGTATCGCTGGGCGATCTTTCCGATCTACATCATCAACCTGTTTTACTGCCGAATCGTCTGGCGCACGCGGGTGGTGGGACGCTGGCCTACGGAGGCGCTGCGCGGCGGCGCGGTCATCATTTGCAACCATAAGAGCCCGCTCGATCCGGCGTTCATTCAATTGGTGAACCCCAAGATGGCGCACTGGATGGTGGCGCGCGAGTACAGCCTGCATCCGGCGATGAAGTGGGTCTTCGACTTATTTGGCGTGATCCCAGTCAACCGAGCAGGCACGGACACGGCCGCGACCAAGGCCGCCATTCGCTATGCCGAAAACGGCGAACTGGTGGGACTCTTCCCCGAGGGACGCATCAACGACACCGACGCCGTGCTGCTGCCCGGCCGTCCGGGCGTGGCCATGATTGCGCTGCGTGCGCGAGTGCCCGTGCTGCCGTGTTATTTACATGGCTCACCATACAACGGCACCGAGTGGGGGCAATTCGTGATGCCGGCCAAGGTGACGCTGGTGATCGGCGAGCCGATCGACATCTCGCGTTTTTACGACCAAGAGCCCGACAAGCCGGTGCTTGAAGAGTTGACCAAGATCTTTCTCACCGAGATGGCCAAACTAGCGGGCGTAAAGGACTTTGTGCCAGAGTTGGCGGGTCGTTTCTACAAACCGGGGCACGAAGAGAAACCGGTCGCCGCCGTGGCCGAATAA